In Thunnus thynnus chromosome 20, fThuThy2.1, whole genome shotgun sequence, a single window of DNA contains:
- the minpp1b gene encoding multiple inositol polyphosphate phosphatase 1b, whose product MWFTEDMDGQLVEKGRDDLRQLARRLSALFPSLLSEENVRKRRISFLSSSKHRCVSSVEAFQEGLQQHWGRHEVHYSHELDDHLMRFFERCRGYVEGVENNRTALAEVEKFKHGEEMERVRRRMSERLGLPHHRLTPDLVEAAFFLCSYELSIKSLHSPWCFLFDESDAKVLEYKSDLKQYWKRSHGHVISSLSSCPLFHHVFRTLDKAGRPRRSSEASPEPASVLVGHAETLLPLLSLLGLYKDKTPPTADNYSTQHGRSFRTSEIVPYAANLLFVLYDCQRGPRLQLLVNESPVRFPGLEAEDAPLYRDVRATYRHLLDGCDFHRECEGRPSGRGPNTEL is encoded by the exons ATGTGGTTCACCGAGGACATGGACG gtcAGCTGGTGGAGAAGGGCAGAGATGACCTCCGTCAGCTGGCGAGGCGTCTGTCCGCCTTGTTCCCGTCTCTGCTGTCAGAGGAGAacgtgaggaagaggaggatcaGCTTCCTGAGCAGCTCGAAGCATCGCTGTGTGAGCAGCGTGGAGGCGTTTCAGGAGGGTCTGCAGCAGCACTGGGGACGCCACG aGGTGCACTACAGCCACGAGTTGGATGACCATCTGATGCGTTTCTTTGAGCGTTGCCGCGGTTACGTGGAGGGCGTGGAGAACAACCGCACGGCGCTGGCAGAGGTGGAGAAGTTCAAACACGgcgaggagatggagagagtgaggaggaggatgtcCGAGAGGCTGGGCCTTCCTCATCACCGCCTCACACCAG ATCTGGTGGAAGCGGCGTTCTTCTTGTGTTCCTACGAGCTGTCTATCAAGTCTCTTCACTCTCCGTGGTGCTTCCTGTTTGACGAGAGCGACGCCAAG GTGTTGGAGTACAAGTCGGACCTGAAGCAGTACTGGAAGCGTTCTCATGGTCATGTGATCAGCAGTCTGTCCAGCTGTCCTCTCTTCCATCACGTCTTCAGGACGCTCGACAAGGCCGGACGCCCCCGCAG GTCCAGCGAGGCGTCGCCTGAACCCGCCTCCGTCCTGGTGGGCCACGCTGAGAcgctcctccccctcctctccctgctAGGACTCTACAAGGACAAGACTCCGCCCACCGCCGACAACTACAGCACACAGCACG GTCGAAGTTTCCGGACCAGTGAGATCGTCCCGTACGCCGCCAACCTGCTGTTCGTCCTGTACGACTGCCAGCGAGGTCCGCGGCTGCAGCTGCTCGTCAACGAGTCTCCGGTTCGATTCCCGGGGCTGGAGGCGGAGGACGCGCCGCTGTACCGAGACGTCCGGGCAACGTACCGCCACCTGCTGGACGGCTGCGACTTCCACAGAGAGTGTGAGGGGAGACCGAGCGGCCGAGGACCCAACACCGAACTCTGA